The Quercus lobata isolate SW786 chromosome 4, ValleyOak3.0 Primary Assembly, whole genome shotgun sequence genome segment TAGTATTAGTATACGTGTGACATTGATGTATAAAAATTAACTCATTATTAACTTAGCTTATTCCTTCtagtaatagtaataataataacaataacaaattcTTAATCCACTTCATATTTGGCCTAAGCTCATGTCCCCTACTAGCTAGAATAATGTTGTTTGAATTCCCTACTCCTAACTTAGAATGACATGATATATATACAGTATTTGTAACTCTGTTTTTTTAggtataatattatattcttaccaactttcaataaatgcaaGTACATTTTCTGCAAAAATTTAATCCAAAATGCACAAGCCCACTAATCCTGAATATATATTGGAAGTACAAGTTaaaattagttaaataaaaattgatcaTGGGTACAATTATAAACTGAGTTTTTgaggtttaaaaaaaaggtttgactAAGctatattgaagaaaaattgaaacctTAAAAGTTGCAACTAAAAGATAGATTGGCTTCATTTACAAGATAAGCTCAAGCAactgaaaatgaaataataacaAAGTTGATGTATATGAGGTTGGGAGTTGGGACTAGTTTATCCTTCGGTTAATGTAAACGTCAAGCTTCACACTAATTTATGGATAGGATATAAGTCACAACCGTGACCAGAAAAAACGTAAAAAGCAGTGATTCACTCaccaatcatcatcatcattttcaAGCCTACCTGACTCAGAATCTAACAATTGAAAGAGAACCATTTGGCAGATTCTTCTAAAATTCCCATTACATCACTATCATAATTCACACCCTTTAATCATTACCCTGTCATACATTTTCAAACTCTAATCCTCTCCTAAcgttttcttttttaccttGCTTATTACacatgttcataatatttttacaataaattataggtaattagttattattgatcgttctaatttaaatctactattaaaattacttttttttatctacTAAATCTGTCAcgtatgatttgttgtgaaaatattataaatatttcatttttcatgtgTATTACACACTTTATTAGATACTGTTTTCATGACGTGCATGATTTTAGTCCAtatcatttttcatgtttattaTATTGTATTACATACTGTTTTCATGACAGGCTTGATTTCAGTTATTAAAACACACACTATATATGTAAGTAACATACCTTTCACCTTAAAAAATGTGGTCAAAGGTCAATGTGTATAACATTATGAATATTGTGGATGTATAGAGTGGTCATTAAACTATTCACGAATATTTTCCCTTTCTTATAtatccaaaagaaaaggaaaattttattaacttcACATTTATAAATTGGACCTTTGCTTTTCAATAAAGCTCCCTCCATATTCTTCCAAACCTTCAAACCAAGCAAACTGCCAATGTTTCTCTCATTCAGtaactctctcatctctctcttcttcttcatcttcatcctcGGCTTGCCGCCATGCATTCCCGCCAGAAAAACACCCGGTTTCCCTTTGAATAGTCATGTTACTTTACAAAGCTATAACAGCAAAAGCTTTCTTGACGCTTCAATAGGCAGCCAAGTAATCGGCATATCGGAAATCAAAAAACACTTGCATCGTTTCGGTTACTTCCATTTTCGAGACGATACTTTCACTGATAACGTTTTCGATGCCCGGTTCCAATCGGCTCTCACACTCTACCAAGAAAAACTCGGCCTCCCCATTACCGGTAAGCTCGATATCGCCACCGTTTCTCAAATACTCACCCCGAGATGCGGCGTGCCCGATATCCACCACAACAAGCTGCATGGGACAAAACATTACGTGTATTTCCCCGGAAAACCTCGGTGGTCTCGCCAAATGCCGATGATGCTCACCTACGCGTTCTCGCCGGAGTACATGATCCACAACTTGACCATATCGGAGATAAGGGTCGCATTTAAACACGCATTTCGGAAATGGGCTTCGGTCATTCCCGTGAGTTTCACTGAAACCGATGATTATGGCTTCGCCGACATAAAAATAGGGTTCTACAATGGCGACCATGGCGACGGAGAGCCATTTGATGGGGTTCTCGGGATTTTAGCACACTCATTTTCGCCTGAAAGTGGTAGGTTTCACCTTGATGCGGCGGAGACATGGGCGGTGGATTTTCAGAAGGAGAAATCGAATGTGGCGATGGATTTGGAATCGGTGGCGACCCATGAGATTGGCCATTTGTTAGGGTTGGGACATAGCTCGGTTACAGAAGCTGTAATGTACCCTAGTTTAATGCCTAGGGATCAGAAGTTGGAATTGACAATGGATGATATAGAAGGAGTGCAAGCTTTGTATGGATCAAACCCTAATTTTAGGTTTAGTTCTATGTTAGAGTCTGATATTTCTACAAACCATGGTGTTGGTTTGAGAAATACTAGGTCATATAATGAGTGGGTTACTTTGtttttgattctttgtttgTGCATGTAATTTTGCATGAacactgtttttcttttttgtttttttttgggtgttgtgGAGGAAAATTCCTGTGGGGGTAGGAAACAGGGTACAGAAGATAAGGACTAATATTGGGGCTCTTCAAGTTCAGATAGGAAACAAAGAGGTAGTCACAAAGCCCAAATCTATGGGGGTGCTTATAATGACTGCCCTTTAACTAtagctttgaagtttgaaataGTTTTAGGGTTCATGATTTGATGAGTTCAATTCTGTGAGATTACAATATTCATTCTTTAATTTGAATTCTTGCTTGCACACACTCTGTTAAGATtatagaaagaaaacaaagttaaATGAGAATTATCTTATTAATTTGTGCCAATTATTATTGTGCATGATACAGTTAATGATCAGTACCTTATATTTCATTCCTCTAGAGcatatatgtaaaattttattaagactacaggtacaaaacaaaattacttgGTTTACTGCTAaaaccaaattatttatttctttaagaATAGTAGATTACaggtacaaaacaaaattaattgttttaagaataaaatttaggTATAATTTCTTATTACAATTGAGgaactgtatctaagttttattCGTATTTTATTGATTG includes the following:
- the LOC115987410 gene encoding metalloendoproteinase 4-MMP-like, which produces MFLSFSNSLISLFFFIFILGLPPCIPARKTPGFPLNSHVTLQSYNSKSFLDASIGSQVIGISEIKKHLHRFGYFHFRDDTFTDNVFDARFQSALTLYQEKLGLPITGKLDIATVSQILTPRCGVPDIHHNKLHGTKHYVYFPGKPRWSRQMPMMLTYAFSPEYMIHNLTISEIRVAFKHAFRKWASVIPVSFTETDDYGFADIKIGFYNGDHGDGEPFDGVLGILAHSFSPESGRFHLDAAETWAVDFQKEKSNVAMDLESVATHEIGHLLGLGHSSVTEAVMYPSLMPRDQKLELTMDDIEGVQALYGSNPNFRFSSMLESDISTNHGVGLRNTRSYNEWVTLFLILCLCM